Proteins from one Chitinophaga oryzae genomic window:
- a CDS encoding response regulator, which yields MEDMNKIVYVVDDDEIFHFIIKKMLVQQDDNLVINSFLCAEEALEQLSSNPQPTLPSLIILDMNMQRMNGWDFIEAYRGLKSSLKNNIPIIMCSSSVDVRDMQKVQHTPELMAYITKPLDKNKMKVIEEYL from the coding sequence ATGGAAGACATGAACAAAATAGTGTACGTTGTAGATGATGATGAAATTTTTCACTTCATTATCAAAAAGATGTTGGTGCAACAGGACGATAATCTTGTCATTAATTCCTTCCTGTGCGCGGAAGAAGCGCTGGAGCAGCTGTCCAGTAATCCACAACCCACACTCCCTTCTCTCATCATCCTGGACATGAACATGCAGCGGATGAACGGATGGGATTTTATAGAGGCATACCGCGGGCTGAAATCATCACTCAAAAACAATATTCCTATTATCATGTGCTCCTCTTCCGTGGACGTACGTGACATGCAGAAAGTACAACATACCCCTGAACTGATGGCGTATATTACCAAGCCACTGGACAAGAATAAAATGAAGGTAATAGAAGAATACCTTTAG
- a CDS encoding cell division ATP-binding protein FtsE, which translates to MTPEQPIIQLTNASIYQGNSLILSDVNITVNKGEFVYLIGKTGTGKSSLLKTLYGDLPLKDGTGQVVGFDLKKMDWKKVPYLRRNLGVVFQDFQLLTDRNVHDNLKFALRATGWQDAKQMEDKIADVLDKVGLSTKGFKMPYELSGGEQQRIDIARAMLNSPKLILADEPTGNLDPETSDGIMQLLFRICREGTAIVMATHDYIVLQKFPSRVLRTENGHVTDNAALNFSA; encoded by the coding sequence ATGACACCCGAACAGCCGATTATCCAGTTAACGAATGCCAGTATTTACCAGGGAAATTCTTTGATTTTGTCTGATGTGAATATTACGGTGAATAAAGGAGAGTTTGTATATCTTATTGGTAAAACGGGGACGGGCAAGTCCAGCCTGCTGAAAACGCTGTACGGGGATTTGCCTTTAAAGGACGGTACCGGCCAGGTAGTGGGTTTCGATCTGAAGAAGATGGACTGGAAGAAGGTACCTTACCTGCGTCGTAACCTGGGCGTGGTATTCCAGGATTTCCAGCTGCTGACGGACCGTAACGTGCACGACAACCTGAAATTTGCGCTGCGGGCCACCGGTTGGCAGGATGCCAAGCAGATGGAAGATAAAATTGCGGATGTGCTGGACAAGGTGGGGCTGAGCACCAAAGGCTTTAAAATGCCCTATGAACTGTCGGGCGGCGAGCAGCAGCGTATCGACATTGCGCGGGCGATGCTCAATTCTCCCAAACTGATCCTGGCAGATGAGCCTACGGGCAACCTGGACCCGGAGACTTCGGATGGTATCATGCAGTTGTTGTTCCGTATTTGCCGGGAGGGTACCGCCATCGTGATGGCCACCCATGATTATATCGTTTTACAAAAGTTCCCATCCAGGGTGCTGCGCACCGAAAATGGCCATGTGACCGACAATGCCGCGCTGAATTTCTCTGCTTAG
- a CDS encoding bifunctional riboflavin kinase/FAD synthetase, with amino-acid sequence MQVHRDLKHLPEFRNAIITIGTFDGVHAGHRFIIQQLEQAAAECDGETVIVTFDPHPREVLAPRPNNIRLLTTLPEKISLLDRAGIDHLVVVPFTKAFSELSAREYLEDFLVARFKPHTIIIGYDHRFGHNREGGLELLEAEQQQYGFRLVEIPQQVVNDLTVSSTKIRKSLQEGEVLLANQLLEYPYFLSGTVVHGDKMGRQLGYPTANLHLKDERKLIPAEGIYAVWVDVPGHDAPQPAVMSIGFRPTFNGTDLRLEVHLFDFNEDLYGKELTVCFVEYIRANQKFDDIKDLVVQMDKDSAKSREILKAKA; translated from the coding sequence ATGCAGGTTCACAGGGACTTAAAGCATTTACCGGAATTCCGTAATGCAATTATCACGATAGGCACTTTTGATGGCGTACATGCAGGACACCGCTTCATTATACAACAACTGGAGCAGGCCGCTGCGGAGTGTGACGGAGAGACCGTGATCGTCACCTTTGACCCGCATCCGCGGGAAGTACTGGCGCCGCGCCCCAACAATATCCGGTTGCTTACCACCCTGCCGGAAAAGATCTCCCTGCTGGACCGGGCAGGCATCGATCACCTGGTGGTGGTACCCTTCACCAAAGCTTTTTCTGAACTCTCTGCCCGCGAATACCTGGAAGACTTCCTGGTAGCGCGTTTCAAGCCGCATACCATTATTATTGGTTATGACCACCGTTTTGGGCACAACCGCGAAGGCGGACTGGAACTGCTGGAAGCAGAACAGCAGCAGTATGGTTTCCGGCTGGTGGAAATACCCCAGCAGGTAGTCAACGACCTTACGGTGAGTTCTACCAAAATCCGTAAAAGCCTGCAGGAAGGCGAGGTACTGCTGGCCAATCAACTGCTGGAATATCCCTATTTCCTGAGCGGTACGGTGGTGCATGGCGACAAAATGGGCCGCCAGCTGGGTTATCCCACCGCCAACCTGCACCTGAAGGACGAACGCAAACTCATTCCCGCAGAAGGGATTTATGCCGTATGGGTAGATGTTCCCGGGCACGACGCTCCGCAGCCGGCCGTCATGAGCATCGGCTTCCGTCCTACCTTCAACGGCACCGACCTGCGCCTCGAAGTACACCTGTTTGATTTTAATGAAGACCTGTACGGCAAGGAACTGACCGTCTGTTTCGTGGAGTATATCCGCGCCAATCAGAAGTTTGACGACATCAAAGACCTGGTTGTACAGATGGACAAGGATTCTGCAAAGTCCAGGGAAATATTGAAGGCAAAGGCTTAA
- the holA gene encoding DNA polymerase III subunit delta: MEYQDIIRDWKQKKFKPLYWLEGEEEFFIDQVTTYAEHNLLDEAEKGFNLTVLYGKDTDWTAVVNACRRYPMFAEKQVVVLKEAQSMRDLLKLEGYIDNLMPSTVFVVAHKQGKIDGRSKMAKLIKERGVLLSTKKMYDNQLPAWVEAYVSSRELAITQKAAILLVDHIGNDLSRIANEIDKLLVNLPAGKKIDEGDIEKYVGISKEYNVFELQNALGQKNADKVFRIIAYFAANPKAAPIQMTLPALYNFFAKVNLIFGVKGGEKEVAAALGVHPFFVKDYMAAARQYGPEGAEKAILLLQQYNLRSIGINDAGVEDGELMKELMYKVMN, from the coding sequence ATGGAATATCAGGATATCATACGAGACTGGAAACAAAAGAAATTCAAGCCGCTCTACTGGCTGGAAGGAGAAGAAGAGTTTTTTATCGACCAGGTGACCACCTACGCGGAACACAACCTGCTCGATGAAGCGGAGAAAGGATTTAACCTCACGGTACTCTATGGAAAAGATACCGACTGGACCGCCGTGGTCAACGCCTGCCGCCGCTATCCCATGTTCGCGGAGAAACAGGTGGTGGTGCTCAAGGAAGCCCAGTCCATGCGCGACCTGCTCAAGCTGGAAGGCTATATAGATAACCTCATGCCGTCGACCGTATTTGTGGTGGCCCATAAACAGGGCAAAATCGACGGCCGCAGCAAAATGGCCAAACTTATCAAAGAGAGAGGCGTACTGCTGTCTACCAAAAAAATGTACGACAACCAGCTGCCGGCCTGGGTGGAAGCCTACGTCAGCAGCCGGGAACTGGCCATCACGCAAAAAGCGGCCATCCTGCTGGTAGACCATATCGGCAACGACCTTTCCCGTATCGCCAACGAAATAGATAAACTGCTGGTCAATCTGCCGGCAGGCAAAAAAATAGATGAAGGGGATATCGAGAAATATGTCGGGATCAGCAAAGAATACAATGTATTTGAACTGCAGAACGCCCTCGGGCAGAAGAACGCCGACAAGGTATTCCGCATCATCGCTTACTTCGCTGCCAATCCCAAAGCGGCGCCCATCCAGATGACACTGCCCGCCCTGTATAACTTCTTCGCCAAAGTAAACCTGATCTTCGGGGTGAAAGGCGGCGAAAAGGAAGTCGCCGCAGCACTGGGGGTACACCCGTTTTTTGTAAAGGATTATATGGCCGCCGCCCGCCAATACGGGCCGGAAGGCGCGGAAAAAGCCATCCTGCTGCTGCAGCAGTATAACCTGCGAAGCATCGGTATCAACGATGCCGGCGTGGAGGACGGGGAGCTGATGAAGGAACTGATGTATAAAGTAATGAACTGA
- the rpsO gene encoding 30S ribosomal protein S15, with amino-acid sequence MSYLTVEKKANIFKEFGGSEKNTGSVEAQIALLTERINSISGHLKQNKKDFSTHRGLMKMVGQRKRLLAYLSKTNLTGYRALIEKLGIRK; translated from the coding sequence ATGTCTTACTTAACTGTTGAAAAGAAAGCCAATATTTTTAAGGAATTTGGTGGAAGCGAGAAAAATACAGGCTCCGTGGAAGCGCAAATTGCCCTGCTGACTGAGCGTATCAACAGCATTTCCGGTCACCTGAAACAAAACAAAAAAGATTTCTCCACTCATCGTGGTCTGATGAAAATGGTAGGTCAGAGAAAGCGTCTGCTCGCTTATCTGTCTAAAACCAACCTCACCGGCTATCGTGCCCTCATTGAGAAGTTAGGTATCAGGAAGTAA
- a CDS encoding AIR synthase related protein has translation MDNNIYAKRGVSAGKEDVHNAIKNIDKGLFPKAFCKIVPDILGGDEAYCNIMHADGAGTKSSLAYMYWKETGDLSVWKGIAQDAIIMNMDDLLCVGATDNILLSSTIGRNKQLLPGEVIAAIINGTEEILAELRRHGISIYSTGGETADVGDLVRTIIVDSTVTARMKRSDVISNDRIQAGDVVVGLASYGQASYETEYNGGMGSNGLTSARHDVFNKAMAAKYPESYDPGIPAELVFSGKKALTDKIDIPGFGAIDAGKLVLSPTRTYAPVIKKVLEQFRPQIHGMVHCSGGAQTKVLHFIENLHVIKDNLFPVPPLFTLIQEQSGTSWKEMYQVFNMGHRMELYVPEAIAADIISISKSFNIDAQIIGRVEAAEQKQVTVKAPAGTFIYQ, from the coding sequence GTGGATAATAATATTTACGCCAAACGTGGTGTTTCAGCTGGCAAGGAAGATGTGCACAATGCCATTAAAAATATTGATAAAGGCCTGTTTCCGAAGGCGTTCTGCAAAATAGTGCCGGATATCCTGGGCGGCGACGAAGCTTATTGCAATATCATGCATGCGGACGGCGCCGGTACCAAATCCTCCCTGGCCTACATGTACTGGAAGGAAACCGGCGATCTGAGCGTATGGAAAGGTATTGCACAGGATGCTATTATCATGAACATGGACGACCTGCTCTGCGTAGGGGCCACAGACAATATCCTGCTGTCTTCCACCATCGGCCGTAACAAACAGCTGCTGCCCGGCGAAGTGATCGCTGCTATTATCAACGGCACCGAAGAAATCCTCGCGGAGCTGCGCAGGCACGGTATCAGCATCTATTCCACCGGCGGAGAAACCGCGGATGTGGGCGACCTGGTACGTACTATCATCGTGGATTCTACGGTGACCGCCCGCATGAAACGCAGCGATGTGATCTCCAACGACCGCATTCAGGCCGGCGATGTGGTAGTAGGACTGGCTTCCTACGGACAAGCCTCCTACGAAACTGAATACAACGGCGGCATGGGCAGCAACGGCCTTACCAGCGCCCGTCACGACGTGTTCAACAAAGCCATGGCCGCAAAATATCCCGAAAGCTACGATCCGGGCATCCCGGCTGAACTGGTGTTCAGCGGTAAAAAAGCCCTGACAGATAAAATAGACATTCCAGGCTTTGGCGCCATAGACGCCGGTAAACTGGTACTGTCACCCACCCGTACCTATGCGCCGGTGATCAAAAAAGTGCTGGAGCAGTTCCGTCCGCAGATACATGGTATGGTACACTGCAGCGGCGGCGCGCAGACAAAAGTGCTGCATTTCATCGAAAACCTGCATGTCATTAAAGATAACCTGTTCCCCGTACCGCCGCTGTTTACCCTGATCCAGGAACAATCCGGCACTTCCTGGAAAGAAATGTACCAGGTATTCAACATGGGCCACCGGATGGAATTGTACGTTCCGGAAGCGATTGCGGCGGATATTATCAGCATCTCCAAAAGTTTTAATATCGACGCACAGATCATCGGAAGGGTAGAAGCTGCGGAGCAGAAGCAAGTCACCGTAAAAGCGCCGGCAGGCACTTTTATCTACCAGTAA
- a CDS encoding BlaI/MecI/CopY family transcriptional regulator — translation MKQLTKAEEQIMQALWQTGPAFVKDIIEALPEPKPHYNTVSTLVKILIEKGFVDFKAFGKSHQYHALITKEAYSHKTLNSLAKSYFGGSFSNMVSFFVKEKEISVNDLEQLIKKIKDHDKQ, via the coding sequence ATGAAACAGCTTACCAAAGCGGAAGAGCAGATCATGCAGGCGCTCTGGCAAACAGGGCCCGCCTTCGTAAAAGATATTATCGAAGCCCTGCCCGAACCCAAACCGCATTATAATACCGTCTCCACGCTGGTTAAAATCCTGATCGAAAAGGGGTTTGTCGATTTTAAGGCGTTTGGCAAATCCCACCAGTACCATGCCCTGATCACCAAGGAAGCCTATAGCCACAAAACACTGAACAGCCTGGCCAAAAGCTATTTCGGCGGTTCTTTCAGCAACATGGTGTCCTTTTTCGTGAAAGAAAAAGAAATCAGCGTGAACGACCTGGAGCAGCTGATAAAAAAGATCAAGGACCACGACAAACAATAA
- a CDS encoding polyribonucleotide nucleotidyltransferase, which translates to MNLTPISVKFDIGDGRIVTIETGKLARQADGAVTVRLGNAILLATVVANKEPKPGQSFFPLTVDYQEKFASAGRIPGSFFKREGRLSDYEVLISRLIDRALRPLFPDNYFCEVQVLVTLISSDPEVMPDALACLAASAALAVSDVPIQEIISEVRVARIEGKYVINPNRSDLAKADMDFIIGATEKNIMMVEGESKECQEEDLIAAIEAAHAAIRVQVKAQEELRDLKGVKGKREYTLPHQNEELKAKVIAFAKDKIYAVAKSASAKHDRSDAFKKIAEELKESLGELPEEDAPLVGEYFHDLEKEVIRNMILDESVRLDGRALDQVRPLAMETDILPSPHGSALFTRGETQSLTTVTLGTPEDELLIESAATSNYSKFILHYNFPPFSTGEVKMMRGPGRREVGHGNLAMRSLKQMMPGSDYAYTVRVVSDILESNGSSSMATVCAGSLALMDAGVPLPKHVSGVAMGLISRASDGKWAVLTDILGDEDHLGDMDFKVTGTRDGIVGIQMDIKVDGLSMDVMRSALAQAKKGRLHIVEAMYAVVPAARPEPKPHAPRMEKIIIDREFIGAVIGPGGKIIQEIQRETGTTINIEEVGETGEVSIFSSQKESLDKAVAWVKGIVAVPEVGEVYESVVKSIMPYGAFVEFMPGKQGLLHISEVSWKRLETMEGVLSEGEKVKVKLTGTDPKTGKFKLSRKVLMPKPDGYVEREEGDRGERRDRGDRGDRGDRGDRRDRGPRDDRRGGGDRDRGDRRGPRDDRGPREDRGPRPERQDFPEKPQEPTFDEE; encoded by the coding sequence ATGAATCTGACACCTATCTCAGTGAAATTCGATATAGGAGACGGTCGTATCGTGACCATCGAGACCGGCAAGTTGGCCCGTCAGGCTGACGGAGCGGTAACGGTGCGTTTGGGGAATGCAATTCTGCTGGCCACTGTGGTAGCGAATAAAGAACCTAAACCAGGCCAGTCCTTCTTCCCGCTTACTGTTGACTACCAGGAAAAATTTGCTTCTGCCGGCCGCATACCCGGATCTTTTTTCAAACGCGAAGGCAGACTATCCGATTATGAAGTCCTGATCTCCCGACTGATCGACCGTGCATTACGCCCGCTGTTCCCCGACAACTATTTCTGCGAAGTACAGGTACTGGTTACACTCATCTCTTCTGATCCTGAAGTAATGCCCGATGCACTGGCCTGCCTGGCTGCATCTGCTGCACTTGCCGTTTCTGACGTGCCCATCCAGGAGATCATCTCCGAAGTACGGGTAGCCCGCATTGAAGGTAAATATGTGATCAACCCGAACCGCTCCGATCTGGCCAAAGCCGACATGGACTTCATCATCGGTGCCACTGAAAAGAACATCATGATGGTGGAAGGCGAGAGCAAGGAGTGCCAGGAAGAAGACCTGATCGCTGCTATCGAAGCTGCACACGCCGCTATCAGGGTACAGGTAAAAGCCCAGGAAGAACTGCGCGACCTGAAAGGCGTGAAAGGCAAACGTGAATACACGCTGCCTCACCAGAACGAAGAACTGAAAGCGAAAGTGATCGCTTTTGCGAAAGATAAAATTTACGCGGTAGCGAAATCCGCTTCTGCCAAACATGACCGCAGCGATGCGTTCAAAAAAATCGCGGAAGAGCTGAAAGAAAGCCTCGGCGAACTGCCGGAAGAAGATGCACCACTCGTAGGTGAATACTTCCACGACCTGGAAAAAGAGGTGATCCGTAACATGATCCTCGACGAGTCTGTCCGCCTGGACGGCCGCGCCCTCGACCAGGTACGCCCGCTGGCGATGGAAACAGACATCCTGCCTTCCCCGCACGGCTCCGCCCTGTTCACCCGCGGTGAGACACAGTCCCTCACTACCGTGACCCTGGGTACGCCTGAAGATGAGCTGCTGATCGAAAGCGCTGCTACTTCCAACTATTCCAAATTCATCCTGCACTACAACTTCCCGCCATTCTCCACCGGTGAGGTGAAAATGATGCGCGGCCCCGGCCGTCGTGAAGTAGGGCACGGTAACCTGGCCATGCGCTCCCTGAAGCAAATGATGCCCGGCTCCGATTACGCCTATACCGTACGTGTAGTATCCGATATCCTCGAATCTAACGGTTCTTCCTCTATGGCGACCGTATGTGCCGGTTCACTGGCGCTGATGGACGCAGGTGTGCCGCTGCCGAAACACGTGTCCGGCGTGGCTATGGGCCTTATCTCCCGCGCGTCTGACGGCAAATGGGCGGTACTGACCGACATCCTGGGTGATGAAGACCACCTCGGTGATATGGACTTTAAAGTAACCGGTACCCGCGACGGTATCGTAGGTATCCAGATGGATATCAAAGTGGACGGCCTGAGCATGGACGTAATGCGTTCCGCGCTGGCACAGGCAAAGAAAGGACGCCTGCACATCGTGGAAGCGATGTATGCGGTTGTTCCTGCTGCCCGTCCTGAACCGAAACCACATGCACCACGTATGGAGAAGATCATCATCGACCGCGAATTTATCGGCGCGGTGATCGGACCGGGTGGTAAAATCATACAGGAAATCCAACGCGAAACCGGTACTACCATCAATATCGAAGAGGTAGGCGAAACCGGCGAAGTGAGCATCTTCTCTTCACAGAAAGAGAGCCTGGACAAAGCCGTGGCATGGGTGAAAGGCATCGTAGCCGTTCCGGAAGTAGGAGAGGTATACGAGTCTGTTGTTAAATCCATCATGCCATACGGCGCTTTCGTAGAGTTCATGCCTGGCAAACAAGGCCTGCTGCACATCTCCGAAGTGTCCTGGAAACGCCTCGAAACCATGGAAGGCGTACTGTCTGAAGGTGAAAAGGTAAAAGTAAAACTCACCGGTACTGATCCTAAAACCGGTAAGTTTAAACTGAGCCGCAAAGTGCTGATGCCTAAACCGGATGGTTATGTAGAACGCGAAGAAGGTGATCGCGGCGAACGCCGTGACCGTGGAGACCGCGGTGACCGTGGCGATCGCGGTGACAGACGTGACCGTGGACCCCGCGACGACAGACGTGGTGGCGGCGACCGTGACCGTGGAGACAGACGTGGTCCCCGTGATGACCGTGGCCCCCGTGAAGACCGCGGCCCTCGCCCTGAACGCCAGGACTTCCCGGAAAAACCACAGGAACCAACCTTCGATGAAGAATAG
- a CDS encoding ribonuclease H-like domain-containing protein produces MLPNIGLDQLLLLDIETTPATAALEQLPDNLQRLWGEKIAKTAPESENEAEVYADRAGIYAEFGKIICISVGFFSLENNAYHLRMKSFYDDDESIVLNGFLALVDKFHAKYPHFQFAGHNIKEFDIPFICRRSVIHQLSLPKPLQLHGFKPWEMPMLDTLHLWRFGDIRHYISLKLLTAVLGIETPKDDIDGSMVGKVYWKDHDLERIVAYCQKDVTAVAQLLLRFKRLPLLREEQVTLVK; encoded by the coding sequence GTGTTACCTAATATAGGATTAGATCAATTATTACTGTTGGACATAGAGACCACTCCGGCTACGGCGGCATTGGAGCAGTTGCCGGATAACTTGCAACGGCTCTGGGGAGAAAAAATTGCAAAAACTGCGCCAGAATCCGAAAACGAAGCGGAAGTATACGCGGACAGGGCTGGGATCTACGCCGAATTTGGAAAAATTATATGTATATCTGTTGGCTTCTTCAGCCTGGAAAATAATGCCTATCATTTGCGGATGAAATCGTTTTATGATGACGATGAATCAATTGTGCTCAATGGTTTTTTAGCATTAGTGGATAAATTTCATGCGAAGTACCCCCACTTCCAGTTCGCCGGCCACAACATAAAAGAATTTGATATTCCGTTTATTTGCCGCCGGTCTGTTATTCATCAGTTATCTTTGCCCAAACCTTTGCAACTGCACGGGTTCAAACCATGGGAAATGCCCATGCTCGATACCCTGCATCTCTGGCGCTTCGGAGATATCCGCCATTATATCTCCCTGAAACTGCTCACCGCCGTACTGGGCATCGAAACGCCCAAAGATGATATCGACGGCAGCATGGTAGGGAAAGTATACTGGAAAGACCACGACCTGGAAAGGATAGTGGCCTACTGCCAGAAAGATGTAACAGCCGTGGCCCAGCTACTGCTCCGGTTTAAAAGACTACCCCTGTTGCGGGAAGAACAGGTGACCCTGGTAAAGTAA
- a CDS encoding M56 family metallopeptidase → MTALIYLEKVVLCSALLYGYYHLALRNNRFHHWNRYYLVLITLVSLVTPLLQIPLPGSSEQPSAVVVYTSKIITLREAVAATPATSPSDYLRISLTVIYALIVVFLLYRLLYGIIGIRRLIRSSEVQEIPPFRFARSPRVKAPFSFFRYIFWDTDVNLDSPENKQVLQHELVHLREKHSIDKMLLEVVTAFCWINPFFHLIKRELSLVHEFIADQKAAGNEVAGYAENILRNAFNSRQFSITNDFFHPPIKRRIFMLTQFRQPRFSYLRRILVLPVSVLIFCSLAFVVDQRPSAIRALVPSGNPVLSKIDTLPPVHVTSYSSGLGKVQEKAKLTVQPSFPEGEKGLARYLTRTIRYPKEAQTNDIQGTIQIRFVIDAQGNVIQPVAVNRPLGGGLEEEGIRVVKDMPQWKPGEIKGKKVAVEYVLPIRFTLQEQTPVVTAQRPDTVALQPAAVKDEVFTFVETPPTFRGGENALALYLSKNIRYPKEAMEKGKSGTVFVQFVVNKEGKVLDPRTIGAAKGYGLEEEALRVVKEMPEWIAGKQNGRNVNVQFNLPIRFTMQQ, encoded by the coding sequence ATGACAGCGCTTATCTATCTGGAGAAAGTCGTACTGTGCAGCGCCCTATTGTATGGTTATTACCATCTGGCCCTGCGTAACAACCGGTTTCATCACTGGAACCGCTACTACCTGGTGCTCATCACCCTGGTGTCGTTAGTTACCCCGCTGCTGCAGATACCGCTGCCCGGCAGTTCGGAGCAACCGTCTGCCGTAGTGGTATACACCAGCAAAATCATTACCCTCCGGGAAGCGGTGGCCGCCACGCCGGCAACAAGCCCCTCCGACTATTTACGTATATCCCTTACCGTTATTTACGCGTTAATAGTGGTCTTCCTGCTATACCGCTTACTCTACGGCATCATCGGCATCCGCCGGCTGATACGCAGCAGCGAAGTGCAGGAAATCCCCCCTTTCCGGTTTGCGCGCAGTCCCCGGGTGAAAGCGCCCTTTTCCTTCTTCCGGTATATCTTCTGGGACACGGACGTGAACCTCGACAGTCCGGAAAACAAACAGGTACTGCAGCACGAACTGGTGCACCTGCGCGAGAAACACAGCATCGACAAAATGCTGCTGGAAGTAGTGACCGCCTTCTGCTGGATCAACCCTTTCTTCCACCTCATCAAACGCGAATTGTCGCTCGTGCATGAATTTATCGCCGATCAGAAAGCAGCGGGCAACGAAGTAGCGGGTTATGCCGAAAACATTCTCCGCAACGCCTTTAACAGCCGGCAGTTTTCCATTACCAATGATTTTTTTCATCCGCCCATAAAACGCAGAATTTTTATGCTTACTCAATTCCGCCAACCCCGGTTCAGTTATTTGCGCAGGATACTGGTGCTGCCTGTCAGCGTCCTTATTTTCTGCTCACTAGCCTTTGTGGTAGACCAGCGCCCTTCCGCCATTCGGGCGCTCGTCCCCTCCGGCAATCCGGTATTATCCAAAATAGATACGCTTCCGCCTGTGCATGTCACCTCCTATAGCTCTGGTCTCGGGAAAGTACAGGAAAAGGCAAAGCTGACAGTCCAGCCTTCCTTCCCCGAAGGGGAAAAAGGCCTCGCCCGCTACCTCACCAGAACCATCCGTTACCCGAAAGAAGCCCAGACAAATGATATTCAGGGCACTATTCAAATTCGCTTCGTTATCGACGCTCAGGGCAACGTTATACAGCCTGTAGCCGTTAACCGCCCTCTTGGCGGCGGCCTGGAAGAAGAGGGCATCCGCGTGGTAAAAGATATGCCCCAATGGAAACCAGGAGAGATCAAGGGGAAAAAAGTAGCCGTTGAATATGTGCTGCCCATCCGGTTCACCCTGCAGGAACAAACGCCCGTAGTTACAGCCCAGCGTCCCGATACGGTGGCGCTGCAGCCCGCTGCTGTCAAAGACGAAGTCTTCACCTTTGTGGAAACCCCACCTACATTCCGGGGCGGTGAAAATGCACTGGCACTATACCTGTCAAAGAATATCCGCTATCCCAAAGAAGCCATGGAGAAAGGCAAGTCAGGCACCGTGTTCGTGCAGTTTGTGGTAAACAAGGAAGGGAAAGTCCTCGATCCCAGGACAATAGGCGCCGCCAAAGGTTACGGCCTGGAAGAAGAAGCCCTCCGGGTGGTAAAGGAAATGCCTGAGTGGATAGCCGGCAAACAAAACGGCAGGAATGTAAATGTGCAATTTAACCTGCCCATACGCTTTACAATGCAACAATAA